The nucleotide sequence CGGAGGTCACCGGGAAGATCGAGAAGCGGATCGGGGAGCTCGGCGACGTGGACCGTCCCGCCGACGCCGACGTCGAAACGTTCGACGCGGCGCCGGAGTATCTCTCCGCGCTCGCACGCATCGTCGGCGACGCGTCGTTCTCGGGCTTCCCCGTCGCCCTGGACTTCCGATTCGGCACGTCGGCGGGCTATCTCGACGCCTTTTTCGAGCGGGCGGGCGCGCGCGTCGCGAAGATCCACGCCGAGCCCGATCCGCTCTTCGGCGGCCAGTCTCCGCAGTGCTCCGAGAAGGAGCTCGGCGAGCTGGCCGGGGTCGTCCGCAAGCATCCCGGCTCGATCGGTCTCGCGACCGACGGCGACGCCGACCGCTTCGGGATCCTCGACGAGAAGGGGGCCTACTGGGCGGCCAACGCGATCCTGCCGCTGCTGGCGTGGGACCTGTATCGGGCGGGGCGGTCGCGCGGCGGCGCGCCAGGGAAGGCGCGCGGGATCGCGCGGAGCGTGGCGACGACTCATGCCCTCGACGCGGTCGCGAAGAAGTTCGGCGTCGAGCTCCACGAGACGCCGGTCGGGTTCAAGTACATCGGGGAGCTGCTGCTCGAAGGGAAGATCGCGATCGGCGGGGAAGAGTCGGCCGGCCTGACCGTCGAAGGCCACGTCCCCGACAAGGACGGCATCCTCGCCGACATCCTGGTGGCGCGCGCCGTCCGAAGCGCGGGAAAGCCCCTCGGGACGCTCCAGGCGGAGCTCGAAAAGGAGATCGGGCCGTACTTCTCCGACCGTCTCGATCTTCCCATCTCGGAAGAGGAGAAGAAGCTCCTCGCGGAAAAACGCAAGAACCCGCCGTCCCGTTTCGGATCGCGGAAGGTGGAAGGCGTCAACCTCATGGACGGTCTGAAGCTCCTCCTCGAAGGAGGCGGATGGGTGCTGCTGCGCGAGTCCGGGACGGAGCCGATCGCCCGTTTCTATGCGGAGGCGCGTTCCCGGAAGGACCTCGACGAGCTGCTCCGGGACGGCCGGAGCTTCCTGCAGGAGTGAAACGATGTTTCTGATCGAAGACATCCTCGGACGCGAGATCCTCGACTCGCGCGGCAACCCGACGGTCGAAGTCGAGGTGCTGCTCTCGGGCGGCGCGACCGGGCGTTTCGGCGTTCCTTCCGGGGCGTCGACCGGCTCTCGCGAGGCCCTCGAGCTGCGCGACGGCGACAAGAAACGGTTCGGCGGCAAGGGAGTCCGCAAGGCGGTCGGGAACGTCAACGGCGCGATCGCCGAGGAGCTCCGCGGGGCGGACGCGCGCGACCAGGCGCTCATCGACCGGATCCTGATCGAGCTCGACGGAACGCCCGACAAGTCGCGGCTCGGCGCGAACGCGATCCTCGGCGCGTCGGTCGCGTGCGCGAAGGCGGCGGCCGACGCCGCGGGGCTGCCGCTCTACCGGTACCTCGGCGGGGCGGGCGCGTCGACGCTGCCGGTCCCGATGATGAACGTCGTCAACGGCGGCGCGCACGCGGACAACCGGCTCGACCCGCAGGAGTTCATGATCTGCCCGCGCGGGTTTCCGTCGTTTGCCGAGGCGCTTCGCGCCGGGGCGGAGACGTTCCACGCGCTGAAGTCGATTCTGAAGAAGAAGGGGCTGTCCACCGGAGTGGGGGACGAGGGGGGATTCGCTCCCGACGTCTCGTCGGCGCGCGAGGCCATCGAGCTCATCGTGTCCGCGATCGAGGCGGCCGGCTACGCGCCCGGCAAGGAGATCGCGATCGCGCTCGACCCCGCGGCGTCGGAGTTCTTCGCGAAAGGGAAATACCGGCTCGCCGGAGAGGGGAAGACCCTCTCGACGTCCGGCATGATCGACTACTGGGAGGCCCTCGTCGGCGACTTCCCCATCGTGTCGATCGAGGACGGACTCGCGGAAGGCGACTGGGAGGGGTGGAAGGAGATGACGCGGCGGATGGGCGCGAAGATCCTGCTCGTCGGCGACGACATCTTCGTGACCAATCCCGGGATCGTCGCGCGCGGCATCGCCGAAGGGGTAAGCAACGCGGTGCTCATCAAGCTGAACCAGATCGGGACCCTTTCCGAGACGCTCGAGACGGTCTCGCTCGCGCAGCGGGCGAGTTTCGCGACGGTCATCTCGCACCGGAGCGGCGAAACCGACGACGACACGATCGCGGACCTCGCCGTCGCGTGCGGGACGGGGCTCATCAAGACGGGGTCGGCTTCGCGCGGAGAGCGGCTTTCGAAGTATAATCGCCTGCTGAGAATCGAAGACGAGCTCGCGCCGGCGGGTCGTTTCGCCGGTGGGAACGCCTTCCAAAGATGAAAAAAGAAGCCGCGCCGACCCCCCGTCCCGCGCCGAACCCGCTCCGAGCCTTCGCCATCTCCCTCGTTTTTTCCGCGATCGCGTTCGCTCTGCTTCTCATAGGCGACCGCGGGACCGACGCCTGGAAGAAGGCGCAGGACGATTCGCGGGCCCTCAAGGCGCAGGTCGCCGAGCTCGAAGCGGGAAACGCGGCGATCGCCGCGCGCATCGAGAACGCCGAGCACAACTCGTTCGAGCTCGAAAAGGATGCGCGCGAGCGCATGGGCCTCGTCAAGCCCGACGAGATCGTCTTTCTCTTGCCGGCGCCCGCCGCGCCGAAACCTCACCGCCCGACCCCTCCGCTCAACGGAGAGGGGGAACGTTCGAAGTAGCCGGCCTTTCCTTCTCGCTCGATTCGGCACGGCGCCTTCCCGAAGAGAAGCCCCGGACGCCGTAGCGAGAGCGGCCGCGGCGAAGAGCGGCCATCGGCGAAGGAGGCCG is from Thermoanaerobaculia bacterium and encodes:
- a CDS encoding septum formation initiator family protein; protein product: MKKEAAPTPRPAPNPLRAFAISLVFSAIAFALLLIGDRGTDAWKKAQDDSRALKAQVAELEAGNAAIAARIENAEHNSFELEKDARERMGLVKPDEIVFLLPAPAAPKPHRPTPPLNGEGERSK
- the eno gene encoding phosphopyruvate hydratase — encoded protein: MFLIEDILGREILDSRGNPTVEVEVLLSGGATGRFGVPSGASTGSREALELRDGDKKRFGGKGVRKAVGNVNGAIAEELRGADARDQALIDRILIELDGTPDKSRLGANAILGASVACAKAAADAAGLPLYRYLGGAGASTLPVPMMNVVNGGAHADNRLDPQEFMICPRGFPSFAEALRAGAETFHALKSILKKKGLSTGVGDEGGFAPDVSSAREAIELIVSAIEAAGYAPGKEIAIALDPAASEFFAKGKYRLAGEGKTLSTSGMIDYWEALVGDFPIVSIEDGLAEGDWEGWKEMTRRMGAKILLVGDDIFVTNPGIVARGIAEGVSNAVLIKLNQIGTLSETLETVSLAQRASFATVISHRSGETDDDTIADLAVACGTGLIKTGSASRGERLSKYNRLLRIEDELAPAGRFAGGNAFQR
- a CDS encoding phosphoglucomutase/phosphomannomutase family protein; translated protein: MAGPLLKFGTSGWRAVIADEFTFGNARRAVAAIADVLEVEHRGGLLLVGHDTRFLADRFAREAAQLLAERGYRVAVSKGPVPTPALAFETIRRKAAGALNFTASHNPPKYLGIKFSSGNGAPALPEVTGKIEKRIGELGDVDRPADADVETFDAAPEYLSALARIVGDASFSGFPVALDFRFGTSAGYLDAFFERAGARVAKIHAEPDPLFGGQSPQCSEKELGELAGVVRKHPGSIGLATDGDADRFGILDEKGAYWAANAILPLLAWDLYRAGRSRGGAPGKARGIARSVATTHALDAVAKKFGVELHETPVGFKYIGELLLEGKIAIGGEESAGLTVEGHVPDKDGILADILVARAVRSAGKPLGTLQAELEKEIGPYFSDRLDLPISEEEKKLLAEKRKNPPSRFGSRKVEGVNLMDGLKLLLEGGGWVLLRESGTEPIARFYAEARSRKDLDELLRDGRSFLQE